The Fimbriimonadia bacterium genome contains a region encoding:
- a CDS encoding CPBP family intramembrane metalloprotease codes for MVEECPASSPDPEFQLPEAPHESGNPVGWIIVGLVVLLLFTLNTATSLTTERLPGVVVDAERELELAVATGRADARQFAPTAKKRVQELLKTKGPGRDHALRVAAVLQWEYGFGDPAGTVRGLSRDAKDERDRRLNRIWKAIYGDRRFLPGDVAEAPELLQDLKYPTVASLTEIHLLEKTGREQEAGQLRKGLEKSPWRLLPAGLMLIALTGLAVFGFALMLRYLAEEPLRLRSYNGPWGLGAGDSMATAFLFYLFAGVVFSLPLAALPQDTAGSGLLLLSVEAVAAIAGLVASLWFLVKLAHRVGFFVQDIGLKGKLDLVSLRIGVLGACASLGALAIGALITVLLFPGSMQDTNPIAELAASGGIWGAILALVRGVVIAPIAEEIFFRGVLFMGLWRRLGSFWWAAVLSSLAFAAVHPTLLGGLLPLMGVGIVACVLLRETGNLIPCVVMHAVYNGLLLVLAAMYGMA; via the coding sequence TGGATCATCGTCGGACTGGTGGTACTGCTACTCTTCACGCTCAACACTGCGACCTCGCTGACAACCGAACGATTGCCCGGTGTGGTGGTGGATGCGGAGCGCGAACTCGAACTGGCAGTGGCGACCGGCCGAGCAGACGCGCGGCAGTTCGCGCCGACAGCGAAGAAGCGAGTGCAGGAACTGCTGAAGACCAAGGGGCCTGGTCGTGATCACGCACTACGCGTCGCGGCAGTACTGCAGTGGGAGTACGGCTTCGGCGACCCGGCGGGAACCGTTCGGGGCCTCAGCCGGGATGCGAAAGACGAACGCGACCGTCGCCTAAACCGCATCTGGAAGGCCATTTATGGGGATCGGCGATTCCTTCCAGGCGACGTTGCCGAAGCCCCTGAGCTACTTCAGGACTTGAAGTATCCGACCGTGGCGAGTCTGACGGAGATCCATCTCTTGGAGAAGACGGGGCGTGAGCAGGAGGCCGGGCAACTGCGCAAGGGCCTCGAGAAGTCACCGTGGAGGTTGCTCCCGGCCGGGCTCATGTTGATCGCTTTGACTGGTCTGGCGGTCTTCGGCTTCGCACTGATGCTCCGCTATCTGGCCGAGGAGCCCCTGCGCTTGCGGTCGTACAACGGTCCGTGGGGGCTAGGTGCGGGTGACTCGATGGCCACGGCGTTCCTTTTCTATCTGTTTGCGGGTGTGGTGTTCTCGCTGCCTCTCGCTGCGTTGCCACAGGACACGGCCGGTAGCGGGCTTCTGCTCCTAAGCGTGGAAGCCGTCGCCGCGATTGCTGGGCTAGTTGCCTCGCTATGGTTTCTCGTTAAGCTTGCCCATCGCGTGGGGTTCTTCGTTCAGGACATCGGACTAAAGGGGAAACTCGACTTAGTGAGTCTTCGCATCGGCGTTCTCGGTGCATGTGCTTCGCTGGGAGCGCTCGCCATCGGCGCCTTGATCACGGTTCTGCTTTTTCCCGGCTCGATGCAAGACACGAATCCTATTGCAGAACTTGCGGCGAGCGGTGGCATCTGGGGTGCGATCTTGGCCTTGGTGCGTGGCGTAGTGATAGCACCCATCGCGGAGGAGATCTTCTTTCGCGGCGTGTTGTTCATGGGCTTGTGGCGGAGACTGGGGTCGTTCTGGTGGGCTGCCGTGTTGTCTTCACTCGCGTTTGCGGCAGTGCATCCCACTTTGCTGGGCGGCCTCTTACCGTTGATGGGCGTGGGCATCGTGGCGTGTGTGCTGCTGCGCGAGACCGGCAACCTGATCCCCTGTGTGGTGATGCACGCGGTTTACAACGGCCTCTTGCTCGTCCTTGCCGCCATGTACGGCATGGCGTAG